The DNA sequence ACTCCGGAGGAAAGAACGATGTCCACGTTTACAGCGGAAATCTTGGCCGTCGACGTGGCCTACATGTCGCCTGAAGCGGATCCACCTCACCTTCTCCTGGAAAGGTACCAAAAAACGCGTTTGCAAGTCGAAAAGTGGGCCCCTCAGCCGGCTGAACCCGACGCCCAGGGAAAAACCACCCCCTCCAAAACGGAGGAAGGTCGCCTGGCGCTTCTGCTCCAGTTGGATGAACGAATTTCACGCCTGGAGAATCACATCCAAGAAAAAAGGCAGGCCGCATTAAGTGCCCCACCCCTGCCGGTCGGAATGTCGGAGGGTTCCGATTAACATGCCCTCCAAAGGACGGCAGGCGCGCCGGCTTCCCCGATGGGGAATGACCCTCGCCATTGCCGCGTGCTTGGCCGCACTCGCGGGCTTGGCCTCCCCTTTCGTCTTCGTCTACCTCCAAGGAGGGGAAATCCATTTCACGAGCTACGATGGCCTCCGGATCGTTGCCGGAGATCGCACCGCCCAGTCCCTCATTCGCAACCTGGATCTCTCATCCAAAGCGGCTGGGCAGGTGGATGATCTCAACCGGCTGAACGAGACGGACCGCTTCAAATTCCTGCTCTATCGCGCGCTCGCGGACGTTCTCAGGCGAAACCGCCAACCCGAGGCGGCGGCCTATATCCTGGGTCGGCTCAGTCGGGACCCGGCCGTTCACTCCATGCAGACCAGCCTCTTCCGCTACATGGGGTCCCTTCAACAGGAAATGGGGGACTACCGCTTCGCCATCGAAAGCTACGAAAAAGCGCTCAGCGGCATCCAGGACCCTTCCGAACGCTACTACACGTACCGATCGATTGCCGACTGCCTCGTCAGCCTCCAACAGTACGGCCGCGCTCGCCGGTTGTACCGCGAACTCCTGGAAACGGTTCCCTCCACACACGGCCTCGGACCTGAGTACCTGAAGGACATATACCGGCGTCTCTCAGACGTAGAACGATACGCGGGCGAAATCCGCCAATCCGCCAAGTACTTGGATCTGGCCCTCGAAAAATCCCAGAACGATCTCCGCGAGCGGAACGCCATTCTGTTCGATCGAGCGCAACTCGAAATCGGCATCGGGGACTATGAAACGGCCCTGCGAACGTTGGCCGACCATATCGAAACTCAGGCTTCAGAGGTGTCCGCGCCGCCGTCCGCCGATCTGAACGTCATGCTGATCAATCTCTACCTTCGCTCAAGAAAGTACCCCGAGGCCAAAAATCTGTTCCTCAAGATCGTTTCTTCGCGGGAAATCAGCGCGGACCGGCTTTCTCAGCCCGGCGTCCGGTTGGCCACTTCCCTCCTGGAGGGATCCGACCCTTCATCCGCCTTCAAAGTGCTCGACGCCCTCGCGGCCATGAACGGCACCCAAGAGACCCTGGACCAGCTGGCCCTGACCGAATGGGCACTGATGAGCATCGAGGACGGCGGGCCGGAACGAATCCGACAGGCATGGCAAAGAATCGGTGCCTCCCAATCGCTGCAAGTCCCGAAGCCCGACCTCGACTTCATGGAAGCGTACACCCTCGAACGGGCCGGCCGATCGGAGGAGGCCCTGAGACAATACCTCGCCCTCTCGGATAAGAATGCGCCGACATCGATGGAGTTCTTCCGCCAGGTCGCATACCGAAAAGTGGGCCAGGCCGAGGCCAAGCGCCCCATCAGTCCAAACCGCAAGCTGGTCGAAATCAAGCACGGTGGGGAGGACCCCTCCCGATGACTTCGCGCAGCCGCCCCCCGTTCTTTCTCCGTCCCCTGGTTTCCCTGTTCGCGTGCGCCGCCCTGTTCGGCCCGGCGGTTCAAGCGAGAGCGGAAGTGAGCGGATACCACCGGTTCAACGTCGATTGGGTCAACAATGCAGGCGACACCAGCGGCTGGGTCGACTTCGAGGGAGAACTGGCCGATCAGGATGAGTGGCACATCCACTTCGACATCACCGATACAAACAACAAGGATGGCTTGGGCGCGCGGCGCTCCCACGTCGCTTGCACCGCCATCGATGGCCCGGAGTACTACCTGATCACGAACCCGGATGTGTATGACCTGGACGTTTCGGACACTTCGAGCATCGACCCGTGGCGCTTCACCGTCTACACCGAGGCGTGGGAAGATGACTATGGAAGCTGCGACAGCAGCTACGTTGGATCCGCTCCCTGGTGGGCCGATGTCGACGAGTGGTGTTCAAGCGGGAGCGTCAACGGGGACAACACGACGGGAACGGAGGGCGCCTGGCAAGAAAACCAAGTCGGCGGAGCATGTTGGGTTCGCTGGCGGCGGAAATGGGACGATTTTCGGACCCCGGATATCACAACATTCACCGACGACGGAAACAAGGCATACGACCTCACCTACAACACCCAAGCCGACCTCTCGGACGTCATGGGGCTTGGCGCCACGAAAAACGTCCACTACAAGTACGACGCCTGCCCCACCACGGGCGACGTCTCGGTCGCGATGTCCTTCGTATCGGGCAATAACTACCGAGGAACGATTCCCGCCCCGGGAGCGGGGAACTGGAACAAAACCCTGTACTGGATCGTTCGGGCGTGCGACACCCAGGGAAATTGCCTCACCTCGTCCTGCCAGACGGGCGGCCGAATCACGGACCCGTACGCACCCACCGTAACGCTGAGCAATGTCGCGGGGTCGTGGGTTCAATCGGATGTGATCAACTTCGCCTGCTCCGATAGCGGCAGCGGATGCCAATCCACCTTCTGGTGGGACTACGATGCCGACGGCGTCTGCTCAACCAACTCCGCCATCTACGCGAATAGCACGACACTCACGTCCGTCACCATCAATACCACACACAATGATTACATTTGTCTCTTGGTGAAAGACAACGAGCCCAACGTGAGCACCACCAGCGCACGCCTCTGGGTGGACGCCACCAATACCGTTCTCAACGCCTCCTCG is a window from the Nitrospirota bacterium genome containing:
- a CDS encoding tetratricopeptide repeat protein is translated as MPSKGRQARRLPRWGMTLAIAACLAALAGLASPFVFVYLQGGEIHFTSYDGLRIVAGDRTAQSLIRNLDLSSKAAGQVDDLNRLNETDRFKFLLYRALADVLRRNRQPEAAAYILGRLSRDPAVHSMQTSLFRYMGSLQQEMGDYRFAIESYEKALSGIQDPSERYYTYRSIADCLVSLQQYGRARRLYRELLETVPSTHGLGPEYLKDIYRRLSDVERYAGEIRQSAKYLDLALEKSQNDLRERNAILFDRAQLEIGIGDYETALRTLADHIETQASEVSAPPSADLNVMLINLYLRSRKYPEAKNLFLKIVSSREISADRLSQPGVRLATSLLEGSDPSSAFKVLDALAAMNGTQETLDQLALTEWALMSIEDGGPERIRQAWQRIGASQSLQVPKPDLDFMEAYTLERAGRSEEALRQYLALSDKNAPTSMEFFRQVAYRKVGQAEAKRPISPNRKLVEIKHGGEDPSR